The following are encoded together in the Candidatus Marinimicrobia bacterium CG08_land_8_20_14_0_20_45_22 genome:
- a CDS encoding aminoacyl-tRNA hydrolase: protein MFFFKKRQHEDTQTTQPKIIVGLGNPGMKYTRNRHNFGFMVVDRLADQHQIQFTPAKSSFVFADTRKSSVYPASSSTSFRLCKPMTYMNASGVAVKQMLKYFDAEPAQIFVVYDDIDLPLGALRIRTNGSAGGHRGIKSIIDQIGTDEFPRLRLGIGPQGNLASEDFVLTNFKKEELPSVNDVIETSVNAINDYAEHDIYWIMNKYNQTKHKEFNE, encoded by the coding sequence TTGTTCTTCTTTAAAAAACGTCAGCATGAAGACACTCAAACGACACAACCCAAAATCATCGTTGGTTTGGGAAATCCCGGCATGAAGTACACGAGAAACCGACACAATTTCGGATTTATGGTTGTCGACCGGTTGGCAGATCAACATCAAATTCAATTCACTCCAGCCAAGAGTTCTTTTGTTTTCGCTGATACTCGGAAATCTTCTGTTTATCCCGCCTCTTCATCAACGTCATTTCGGCTGTGCAAACCAATGACATACATGAATGCATCCGGAGTCGCCGTGAAGCAAATGCTGAAATACTTCGATGCGGAACCGGCGCAGATTTTTGTCGTCTATGACGATATCGACTTGCCATTGGGCGCTTTACGCATCCGCACGAACGGTTCTGCCGGCGGTCATCGCGGAATAAAGTCTATCATCGATCAGATCGGCACAGATGAATTTCCACGGCTCAGACTCGGAATCGGACCGCAGGGAAATCTCGCTTCCGAAGATTTCGTCCTGACGAATTTCAAGAAAGAAGAATTGCCATCAGTAAACGACGTAATCGAAACAAGTGTCAACGCGATCAACGATTACGCAGAACATGATATTTACTGGATCATGAACAAGTATAACCAAACTAAACATAAGGAGTTCAACGAGTGA
- a CDS encoding 50S ribosomal protein L25, protein MLEYKLSAEARTALTKRDTKKLRRDGKIPSVYYYHVENPIPLCIDVKDLNAALHSGAHIINLQIGRKSYPCIVRNLQHNPISEMIIHADFMGVNLEEKIVVSIPIKLVGIAIGVKTFGGILAQHLWELEVKCKAAEIPDGVTIDVSALNLGDSIGVKDIQIPNAEIQNVISASIVSVVKPSGVAEEEKPAEVEETAEGEEKEEEKEEKTKKKKE, encoded by the coding sequence ATGCTTGAGTACAAGTTATCAGCAGAAGCCAGAACCGCACTGACGAAACGCGACACCAAGAAATTGCGTCGCGACGGAAAAATTCCGTCGGTGTACTATTATCACGTAGAAAATCCGATTCCGCTCTGTATCGACGTGAAAGATTTGAATGCGGCTCTCCATTCCGGAGCGCACATCATCAATCTGCAGATCGGCAGAAAATCCTACCCGTGCATTGTTAGAAATCTTCAGCACAATCCAATCAGCGAGATGATCATCCACGCCGACTTTATGGGCGTCAATCTCGAAGAAAAGATCGTTGTCTCCATTCCGATCAAATTGGTTGGGATTGCCATCGGCGTAAAAACATTCGGCGGCATTTTAGCCCAGCATCTTTGGGAACTTGAAGTCAAATGCAAAGCCGCAGAAATTCCGGATGGCGTTACAATTGACGTAAGCGCTTTGAATCTCGGGGATTCAATCGGCGTCAAAGACATTCAAATCCCCAACGCAGAAATACAAAACGTTATTTCCGCATCGATCGTTTCCGTCGTGAAACCCTCTGGCGTGGCTGAAGAAGAAAAACCAGCTGAAGTTGAAGAAACGGCCGAAGGCGAAGAAAAAGAAGAAGAAAAAGAAGAGAAGACTAAGAAAAAGAAAGAATAA